In Candidatus Sedimenticola sp. (ex Thyasira tokunagai), the following proteins share a genomic window:
- the trpB gene encoding tryptophan synthase subunit beta: MPTSSQNDFTNLPDERGHFGPYGGLFVAETLMEPLEELRLAYEKYMQDDDFLAELDADLAHYVGRPSPLYHAQRLSRETGGAQIYLKREDLNHTGAHKVNNTIGQALLAKRMGKTRIIAETGAGQHGVATATVAARLGLECVVYMGAVDIVRQEANVYRMKLLGAKVVSVESGSKTLKDALNEAMRDWVTNIDDTFYIIGTVAGPHPYPAMVRDFQAIIGREARDQVQQQAGRLPDTLVACVGGGSNAIGLFYPFLNDQTVEIVGVEAAGRGLETGEHAAPLCVGKPGVLHGNRTYLMEDPNGQIIETHSISAGLDYPGVGPEHAWLKDTGRARYVAITDDEALDAFHTLTRVEGIIPALESSHAIAYGIKLARKMREDQIVLINLSGRGDKDMHTVAALNGVQI, from the coding sequence TTGCCAACCAGTAGCCAAAATGATTTCACCAATTTGCCGGACGAGCGCGGGCATTTTGGGCCTTACGGTGGGCTGTTTGTCGCCGAAACTCTGATGGAGCCCCTTGAAGAGCTGCGCCTGGCCTATGAAAAGTATATGCAGGATGATGACTTTCTGGCTGAGTTGGATGCGGATCTTGCCCACTATGTAGGCCGGCCTTCACCGCTCTACCATGCCCAACGGCTGAGCCGGGAGACCGGGGGTGCCCAGATTTACCTCAAACGTGAGGATCTCAATCATACTGGTGCGCATAAGGTAAATAACACCATAGGTCAGGCCCTGCTGGCAAAGCGCATGGGCAAGACCCGTATCATTGCTGAAACCGGTGCGGGTCAGCACGGTGTTGCTACTGCCACTGTTGCGGCCAGGCTGGGGCTTGAATGCGTGGTCTACATGGGCGCAGTGGATATTGTCCGTCAGGAGGCCAATGTCTATCGAATGAAGCTACTAGGTGCCAAGGTGGTGTCGGTTGAATCTGGCTCCAAGACTCTTAAAGACGCACTGAACGAGGCGATGCGCGATTGGGTTACCAATATCGATGATACGTTCTATATCATCGGCACGGTTGCCGGGCCTCACCCATATCCTGCAATGGTGCGTGATTTTCAGGCAATTATAGGCCGCGAAGCACGTGATCAGGTTCAGCAGCAGGCGGGTCGCTTACCTGACACACTAGTTGCCTGCGTGGGTGGTGGCTCCAATGCAATCGGCCTATTCTATCCTTTCCTCAACGATCAGACGGTGGAGATCGTTGGCGTCGAGGCGGCAGGCCGTGGGCTGGAGACAGGAGAGCATGCAGCCCCCCTATGTGTCGGCAAACCGGGTGTCCTCCATGGCAACCGCACCTACCTGATGGAAGATCCCAACGGCCAGATTATCGAAACCCACTCTATTTCCGCCGGCCTCGACTATCCCGGAGTGGGCCCTGAACATGCTTGGCTGAAGGATACCGGTCGTGCCCGTTATGTGGCTATTACTGACGATGAGGCGCTGGATGCCTTCCATACTCTGACAAGGGTCGAGGGCATTATTCCCGCCTTGGAGTCGAGCCACGCCATAGCTTATGGCATCAAATTGGCGCGTAAGATGCGTGAAGATCAGATTGTCCTGATCAACCTTTCCGGCAGGGGAGACAAAGATATGCATACGGTAGCGGCACTCAATGGGGTGCAGATATGA
- the accD gene encoding acetyl-CoA carboxylase, carboxyltransferase subunit beta: MSWFEKLMPSRIRTEGGSKRTVPEGLWTKCPGCSAVLYRAEMERNLHVCPKCDHHNRIGARRRLDIFLDAEPREEIAGDLAPLDPLKFKDSKKYKDRITQAQKATGEKDALVVMRGQLKGLELVTAAFEFSFMGGSMGSVVGERFVQGVNVALERGIPMVCFSASGGARMQESLFSLMQMAKTSAALNKMRKRGIPYISIMTDPTMGGVSASFAMLGDVNVAEPNALIGFAGPRVIEQTVREKLPEGFQRSEFLLDHGAVDMIIDRRQMRDEVASLLSVLTHQPRP, from the coding sequence ATGAGCTGGTTTGAAAAACTGATGCCTAGCCGTATCCGTACGGAGGGCGGCAGCAAACGTACTGTTCCTGAGGGGCTGTGGACAAAATGCCCTGGCTGCAGTGCTGTTCTCTATCGTGCTGAAATGGAGCGTAATCTCCATGTCTGCCCCAAATGTGATCACCATAATCGTATAGGGGCACGTCGCCGCCTGGATATCTTTCTTGATGCCGAGCCGCGGGAAGAGATTGCAGGTGATCTCGCTCCACTAGATCCGCTGAAATTCAAGGACAGTAAAAAATACAAGGACAGGATAACTCAGGCACAGAAGGCAACCGGCGAGAAAGATGCATTGGTGGTGATGCGCGGCCAACTGAAAGGGCTTGAATTGGTAACAGCCGCCTTCGAGTTCAGCTTCATGGGCGGTTCAATGGGTTCGGTTGTCGGAGAGCGTTTTGTCCAAGGGGTCAATGTTGCCCTTGAGCGTGGTATCCCGATGGTCTGTTTCTCCGCCAGTGGCGGCGCACGTATGCAGGAGTCGCTCTTCTCTCTGATGCAGATGGCCAAAACGAGTGCGGCTCTGAACAAGATGCGTAAACGCGGCATACCCTATATATCCATTATGACTGACCCCACTATGGGCGGTGTCTCAGCCAGCTTTGCGATGCTTGGGGATGTTAATGTCGCTGAGCCCAATGCCTTGATCGGTTTTGCCGGTCCTCGGGTGATTGAGCAGACAGTGAGAGAAAAGCTGCCCGAGGGCTTCCAGCGCAGTGAATTTCTACTGGATCACGGTGCTGTCGATATGATCATCGATCGCCGCCAGATGCGTGATGAAGTTGCCTCACTATTGAGTGTCCTGACGCACCAACCACGTCCCTGA
- a CDS encoding phosphoribosylanthranilate isomerase, with translation MRVRVKICGITTPEDAQQAVSMGADAIGLVFYPPSPRAVSVERAAEIVRDLPPFVTVVGLFVNAGRDEVADILATTRLDLLQFHGDETPEACYGHGRPFIKALRMREDLDLAAMREHYSDAAGLLLDSYQKGVPGGTGATFDWERIPRQMAGEIILAGGLSAENVEDAIRRVRPYAVDVSGGVEREKGKKDGSKIAAFMRGVELANQ, from the coding sequence ATGAGAGTGCGAGTCAAAATCTGTGGTATTACCACTCCAGAAGATGCCCAACAGGCGGTCAGCATGGGTGCGGATGCCATTGGTCTGGTCTTCTACCCTCCCAGCCCACGAGCGGTATCGGTAGAACGGGCAGCAGAGATAGTGCGTGATCTACCACCGTTTGTAACGGTTGTTGGTCTATTCGTTAATGCAGGCCGGGATGAAGTGGCCGATATACTTGCCACTACGCGTTTAGACTTGCTGCAGTTTCATGGAGACGAGACACCGGAAGCCTGTTACGGGCATGGCCGGCCTTTCATCAAGGCGCTACGGATGCGTGAGGATCTCGATCTGGCAGCTATGCGGGAACACTATAGCGATGCCGCCGGTCTGTTGCTCGATAGCTACCAAAAAGGGGTGCCTGGAGGTACAGGTGCCACTTTTGACTGGGAGAGGATTCCCCGGCAGATGGCTGGTGAGATTATACTCGCCGGTGGCTTGTCTGCAGAAAATGTTGAGGATGCCATCCGCCGGGTCAGACCCTATGCCGTCGATGTCAGTGGTGGTGTTGAACGGGAGAAGGGAAAAAAAGATGGTTCAAAGATTGCCGCATTCATGCGAGGAGTAGAGCTTGCCAACCAGTAG
- the trpA gene encoding tryptophan synthase subunit alpha, translating into MSRISERFKQLDAKNRVALIPFVTAGDPTPDVTVPLMHSMVEAGADIIELGVPFSDPMADGPVIQRANERSLLSGTSLRDVLNLVHRFRENDGDTPVILMGYLNPIEVMGYDLFAQSAAEAGIDGVITVDIPPEEADDYLEQLRGREIDPIFLLSPTTTEERARKICTAGSGFVYYVSVKGITGAGHLAIGDVAAKTANIRKLTDLPIGVGFGIKSAETAQAVAQVGDAVVVGSAIVNLVEELQETPEEIAPAIARLLSSMREAMDLI; encoded by the coding sequence ATGAGTCGTATCAGTGAACGCTTCAAACAACTCGATGCAAAAAACCGTGTTGCCCTGATTCCGTTTGTGACTGCCGGCGACCCGACACCGGATGTGACCGTCCCCCTGATGCACTCCATGGTGGAGGCGGGTGCAGATATCATCGAGCTGGGTGTCCCGTTCTCTGACCCTATGGCCGATGGGCCGGTGATCCAGCGGGCTAATGAACGCTCGCTCCTATCCGGAACCTCCCTTCGTGATGTACTCAACCTAGTACACCGCTTCCGTGAAAATGATGGCGATACACCGGTCATCTTGATGGGTTACCTGAATCCTATTGAAGTGATGGGTTATGATCTGTTTGCTCAGTCCGCTGCTGAGGCGGGGATCGATGGAGTAATTACAGTGGATATCCCGCCGGAAGAGGCGGATGACTACCTTGAACAGTTGCGTGGCCGCGAGATCGACCCGATCTTTCTGCTATCGCCTACGACTACAGAAGAGAGAGCGAGAAAAATTTGTACTGCCGGTAGTGGTTTTGTCTACTATGTCTCAGTCAAAGGCATCACCGGAGCAGGGCATCTGGCGATAGGCGATGTGGCGGCTAAAACTGCCAACATCCGTAAGCTTACGGATCTGCCCATCGGTGTGGGTTTTGGCATTAAGAGTGCGGAAACTGCCCAAGCTGTAGCCCAAGTGGGTGATGCGGTCGTCGTGGGTAGCGCAATCGTGAATTTGGTGGAGGAGTTGCAGGAGACGCCGGAAGAGATTGCTCCGGCTATCGCACGGTTGCTCTCTTCCATGCGTGAAGCGATGGATCTAATTTAG
- the truA gene encoding tRNA pseudouridine(38-40) synthase TruA yields MRLAMGVEYDGSSYHGWQRQKGGVATVQDRVEKALSRVADHPVSIFCAGRTDAGVHGLGQVIHFDTTSVRSYRSWLLGTNVNLPPDINLTWVKEVPELFHARFSAVNRRYRYVILNRNVRSAIWCKRTVWIHHPLDAEKMHEAAQSLVGTHDFSSYRALGCQAKSPVKSVIHLNVSRREEQVIIDIKANAFLHHMVRNIAGVLIAIGKGDKPISWSEEVLGYRDRTLGGVTAPPDGLYFMEVGYPPEFELAQNTP; encoded by the coding sequence ATGCGTTTGGCTATGGGGGTGGAGTATGACGGTTCCTCATACCATGGATGGCAGAGACAGAAGGGCGGTGTGGCTACTGTTCAGGATCGTGTCGAAAAGGCGCTCTCCAGGGTGGCCGATCATCCGGTCTCAATCTTCTGTGCCGGACGAACCGATGCCGGTGTCCACGGTCTGGGGCAAGTCATACACTTTGATACAACTTCAGTTCGTTCCTATAGGAGCTGGCTGCTCGGCACCAACGTCAACCTTCCGCCTGATATCAATCTCACTTGGGTGAAAGAGGTTCCCGAACTGTTTCACGCCCGTTTCTCTGCGGTTAACCGGCGCTACCGCTACGTGATCCTTAACCGTAATGTACGCTCTGCTATCTGGTGCAAGCGGACGGTTTGGATTCACCATCCTCTGGATGCAGAGAAGATGCATGAAGCGGCTCAGTCCCTTGTCGGTACCCATGACTTCTCCTCATACCGTGCTCTTGGTTGTCAGGCGAAAAGCCCGGTAAAGAGTGTCATCCACCTGAATGTCTCCCGCCGGGAAGAGCAGGTGATCATCGATATCAAAGCGAATGCGTTTCTTCATCATATGGTGAGGAATATTGCGGGTGTTCTTATCGCTATTGGTAAGGGTGATAAGCCGATATCCTGGTCTGAAGAAGTACTTGGGTATCGGGACCGGACTCTGGGTGGAGTCACGGCTCCTCCTGATGGGCTCTACTTCATGGAGGTGGGTTATCCGCCGGAGTTTGAACTCGCACAAAATACGCCATGA